GTACTCGCGAGGACTTCCGTGAGCTGGTGGCTGCGGCCGCTGAGCATGGTCTGGAAATCGCCCTCGATTTCGCCATCCAGTGCTCCCAGGACCACCCTTGGCTCCAGCAACACCCAGGCTGGTTCTCGTGGCGCCCGGACGGCACGATCCGTTACGCGGAAAACCCGCCGAAGAAGTATCAGGACATCGTCAACGTCGACTTCTACGCGCCGGACGCCGTCCCGGGCCTCTGGCTGGAACTGCGCGACGTGGTGTTGGGCTGGGTCGAGGAAGGGGTGAAAATCTTTCGCGTCGACAACCCGCACACTAAGCCGCTGCCATTCTGGCAATGGATGATTGCCGACATTCGCAGTCAGCACCCGGACGTGATGTTTCTGGCTGAAGCGTTCACCAAGCCGGCGATGATGGCGCGCCTTGGCAAGGTGGGTTACTCGCAGAGCTACACCTATTTCACCTGGCGCAACACCAAAGCCGAGTTAACCGAGTACCTGACCCAGCTCAATGAAGCACCGTGGCGCGACTGCTACCGGCCGAACTTCTTCGTCAACACGCCGGACATCAACCCACCGTTCCTGCATTCATCGGGGCGCCCGGGTTTCTTGATCCGCGCCGCACTGGCGACCATGGGCTCTGGCCTGTGGGGCATGTATTCGGGGTTTGAGTTGTGCGAGTCGGCACCGGTGCCGGGCAAGGAAGAGTATCTGGACTCGGAGAAATACGAGATCCGGCCGCGTGACTACACTGCGCCCGGCAACATCATCGCCGAGATTGCTCAGCTCAACCGCATTCGTCGACAGAACCCGGCTTTGCAGACGCACTTGGGTCTGAAGATCTACAACGCGTGGAACGACAACATTCTGTACTTCGGCAAGCGCAGCGCTGACGGCAGCAACTTCATTCTCGTTGCCATCAGCCTCGATCCTGTCAACCCACAAGAGGCGAATTTCGAATTGCCGTTGTGGGAATTGGGCTTGCCCGATGACGCAGTGACTACCGGCGAAGACTTGATGACCGGTCACACTTGGAACTGGCATGGCAAAAGTCAGTTCATGCGTCTCGACCCGTCGTATCAGCCTTTCGGCATCTGGCGTTTTGAAGCCGCTAACCAATAATCAGAACGGATGTGACCCATGGCGAAAAAGCCTCGGAATGCTGCCTTTATCGACGATCCTCTTTGGTACAAGGACGCCGTGATCTATCAGGTACACGTCAAGTCCTACTTTGATTCGAACAACGACGGGATTGGTGACTTCCCGGGACTGATCGCCAAGCTCGACTACATTGCCGAGCTTGGGGTCAACACCATCTGGTTGCTGCCGTTTTATCCCTCGCCACGGCGCGACGACGGGTATGACATCGCCGACTATCGCGGTGTCCATACCGACTACGGCACCATGGCCGATGCCAAGAAGTTCATCGCCGAAGCGCACAAGCGCGGGCTGCGCGTGATCACCGAACTGGTCATCAACCACACCTCTGACCAGCACCCGTGGTTTCAGAAAGCCCGCACCGCCAAGAAGGGCTCCAAGGCCCGGGATTTCTACGTCTGGTCCGACAGTGACCAGAAGTACGACGGCACGCGGATCATCTTTCTGGACACCGAAAAGTCCAACTGGACCTGGGACCCGGTGGCCGGACAGTACTTCTGGCACCGCTTCTATTCCCACCAGCCGGACCTGAACTTCGATAACCCGCAAGTGATGAACGCGGTGCTTGAAGTGATGCGTTACTGGCTGGACATGGGCATCGACGGCCTTCGCCTGGATGCCATTCCGTACCTGATCGAGCGTGACGGCACCAATAACGAAAACCTGCCGGAGACCCACAACGTCCTCAAGCAGATTCGTGCCGAGATCGACGCCAATTACCCCGACCGCATGCTGCTGGCTGAAGCCAACCAATGGCCGGAAGACACTCAGTTGTATTTCGGGGACAAGAAGGGCAAAGACGGCGACGAGTGCCACATGGCGTTCCACTTCCCGCTCATGCCGCGCATGTACATGGCGGTGGCGCAGGAGGACCGTTTCCCGATCACCGACATTTTGCGTCAGACGCCGGAAATTCCGGAAAACTGCCAGTGGGCGATTTTCCTGCGTAACCACGATGAGCTGACGCTGGAAATGGTCACCGACCGTGAACGTGACTACCTCTGGAACTACTACGCTTCTGACAAGCGAGCGCGGATCAACCTCGGCATTCGTCGTCGCCTCGCGCCGTTGCTGCAGCGTGATCGCCGTCGGGTCGAGTTGCTCAACAGCATGCTGTTGTCGATGCCTGGCACGCCGACGCTGTACTACGGCGATGAAATCGGCATGGGCGACAACATCTATCTGGGCGACCGCGACGGCGTGCGTACCCCGATGCAGTGGTCCATTGACCGCAACGGTGGGTTCTCCCGCGCCGATCCGGCAAGCCTGGTGCTGCCACCGATCATGGACCCGATGTACGGATACCAGTCGGTCAACGTCGAAACGCAGAATAACGACCCGCATTCGTTGCTGAACTGGACGCGGCGCATGCTGGCCGTGCGCAAGCAGCAGAAAGCCTTCGGGCGCGGCACCCTTAACATGCTATCGCCGAGCAACCGCCGGATCCTGGCCTACACCCGCGAATACACGGGGCCGGATGGCAAGACCGAGATCATTCTGTGCGTGGCCAACGTGTCCAGCGCCTCACAGGCAGCGGAACTCGAATTGTCGAACTACGCCGGCACTGTGCCGGTCGAGATGCTTGGCGGCAGCGCTTTCCCACCTATAGGCCAGTTGAACTATCTGCTGACGTTACCGCCTTACGGCTTCTACTGGTTTGTACTTGCAACGGAGAATCAGATGCCCAGCTGGCATGTGGAACCGGCGCAGAGCTTGCCGGATTTCCCGACGTTGGTCCTCAAAAGTCGTCTGGAAGAATTGCTCGAACAACCCCTGCGCGGGACGATGGAAAAGGCTTCATTGTCGGCTTACCTGCCAAAACGCCGCTGGTTTGCCGGCAAGGGCACGGCCATCGACAACGTCAACATCGCCTATGCCGTGCGCTTTGGCGATGCGCAAAGGCCTGTCCTGTTAAGCGAAATCGAGGTCACTTCGGGTGGCGAAACGGTCCGGTATCAGTTGCCGTTCGGCTTGCTGGCCGAGGACGACATCAGCAGCCCGCTGCCGCAGCAACTGGCGCTGGCACGCGTGCGCCGCGGCCGTCAGGTTGGGCTGATCACAGACGCCTTTACGCTGGAACCGTTCATTCGCTCGGTGATTCAGGGCATGCAGGATGAAACCGTGTTGCCTTGCAACGACGGCGAACTGCGCTTTGAACAGACGTCGCAATTGGCGCCGTTGGGTCTCAACAGTGAGTCAGAAGTGCGTTACCTGTCCGCCGAGCAGTCCAACAGCTCGGTGGTGGTGGGCAAGGCGCTGGTGCTGAAGATGATCCGCCGGGTGGCGGCGGGCACGCACCCGGAACTTGAAATGGGCGCGTTCCTGACCGAGGCCGGCTACAAGCACATTTCGCCGTTGTTGGGCGCCGTGGTGCGCATCGATACAGAAGGGCAAAGCAATTTGCTGATGATCGCTCAGGGGTATTTGAGCAATCAGGGCGATGCGTGGGAATGGACCCAGAACAACCTTGAGCGCGCCGTGCGTGACGAGATGACCCGGGGTCGCTCCGAGCAGGAGCAGCACGTCAACGCACTGCTTGAGCTGGAAGACTTCGCCGGCTTGCTGGGACAGCGACTGGGCGAAATGCACATGGTCCTGAGTGCGTCCACCGACAACCCGGACTTCAAGGCCGAAACCACCACCGTCAAGGACAGCCAGGCGTCGGCCAAGAGCGTCACTGCTCAGGTCGAGCGTGCGCTGAAGCTGCTTGAGCAGCACCGCGATACGCTTGAGGCGGACGATCAGCAACTGGTCAGCGAGCTGTTGGGCAAGCGCAAACAGCTGTTGGCCCACGTGCAAACCCTGGCGAAACGTTCCGTCGGTGGCCTGCGTATTCGGGTCCACGGCGACTTGCACCTTGGGCAAATGCTGGTGGTGAAGGGCGATGCGTACCTCATCGACTTCGAAGGCGAGCCCGCCCGTGCGCTGGAAGAGCGACGCGGCAAATACAGCCCGTTCAAAGATGTCAGCGGCGTGCTGCGTTCTTTCGACTACGCTGCCGCTATGGCGGTCCGCAATGCTCAGAGTGCGGACAACTCGCCGCAGGCGTCCATGGCGCGCAGTCATGTGGCGCAGACCTATTTGACTCAGGCGCGGGACGCATTTATCGGCGGCTATCGCAAGGCCACCGTGAACATGGCCCACGTCTGGAAAGACGCCAAGGGCGAAGACGCCGCGCTGGCGTTGTTCACCCTGGAAAAAGCTGCTTATGAAGTGGCCTACGAAGCTGAAAACCGCCCGACCTGGTTGTCCGTGCCGTTGCAAGGCTTGCGTGGGTTGCTGACATTGTCTGATGGAGAGTGAAAATGAGTGCGTCTGACCAATTCGGCGAAGGCAACCACACGTTGTTGCCTGGTGCCGGCGATATGGACGCGTTGATTCGCGCCGAACACCGTGACCCGTTTTCCATGCTTGGCCCGCACAGTGATGGCGCTGACGGCCAGGTCATCCGCGCCTATCTGCCCGGCGCGTTGTCCGTTCGTGTGTTGTCCAGAGACGACCACCAGGACCTGGGCGAGTTGACCATGAGTGACAAGCCGGGCTTTTTTGCCGGCCATTTCAAGACGCGTCAGCCCTACCTGCTGAAAATCAACTGGGCCACCGGCGAGCAAATCACCGAAGACCCTTACAGCTTTGGTTTGCTGCTGGGCGAGATGGACTTGTACTTGTTCGCCGAAGGCAACCACCGCGACCTGAGCTCCGCCATGGGCGCTCAGGTGGTTAATGTCGACGGTGTTGCGGGTGTGCGTTTCTCGGTGTGGGCACCTAACGCGCGCAGGGTGTCGGTGGTGGGTAACTTCAACGCCTGGGACGGCCGTCGCCACCCCATGCGTCAACGCGACCCTTCTGGCGTGTGGGAAATCTTCATCCCGCGTCTGACGCCCGGCGAAGTGTACAAATACGAAATCCTCGGCCAGCACGGTATCTTGCCGTTGAAGGCCGATCCGCTGGCACTGGCCACGACCCTGCCACCCGACACGGCATCACGCGTTGCCACGCCGTTGCAGTTTGACTGGCAAGACAACGACTGGATGCAGTCACGCGGCGACAAGCACGGACTCGATGCACCGCTGTCGATCTACGAACTGCATGCCGGGTCCTGGCAATGGCACCACGGCGGTGACGACGAGCCGGACCGTCCGTACAACTGGCATGAGCTGGCCGACAAGCTGATCCCGTACATCAAGGATCTGGGTTTCACCCACATCGAGCTGATGCCCATCATGGAGCATCCGTTTGGTGGCTCGTGGGGCTATCAGTTGCTCTCACAATTCGCGCCGTCGGCCCGTTACGGCACGCCGGACGATTTTGCAGCGTTCGTCAATGCCTGCCACCAGAACAGCATCGGGGTGATTCTCGATTGGGTGCCTGCGCATTTCCCGACCGACACTCACGGTCTGGCGCAATTCGACGGCACTGCGTTGTACGAGTACGCCAACCCGCAAGAAGGCTTCCACCAGGATTGGGACACGCTGATCTATAACCTCGGTCGCACCGAGGTGCACGGGTTCATGCTGGCGTCCGGGCTGCACTGGCTCAAGCATTTCCACATTGATGGCCTGCGGGTCGATGCAGTGGCGTCGATGCTGTACCGCGACTATTCGCGCAAGGCTGGCGAGTGGGTGCCGAACCGTTACGGCGGCCGGGAAAACCTCGAAGCCATCGATTTTCTGCGCCACCTGAACGAAGTCGTCGCGCTGGAAGCACCGGGTGCGCTGGTCATCGCCGAGGAATCCACGGCCTGGCCGGGTGTGACCAATCCCGTGCAAGAGGGCGGTCTGGGCTTCAACTACAAGTGGAACATGGGATGGATGCACGACACGCTGCATTACATCGAGCAGGACCCGATCAACCGCAGCCATCACCATGGCGAGCTGAGTTTTGGTCTGATGTACGCGTGGTCCGAGCGTTTCATTCTGCCGATCTCCCACGATGAAGTGGTCCACGGCAAACACTCGCTGATCGACAAGATGCCCGGCGACCGCTGGCAGAAGTTTGCTAACCTGCGCGCGTATCTGGCGTTCATGTGGACCCACCCTGGCAAGAAGCTGTTGTTCATGGGTTGTGAGTTTGGGCAGTGGCGTGAGTGGAACCACGATACCGAGCTGGATTGGCACTTCCTGCAATACGCCGAGCACAAGGGCGTTCACACGCTGGTCAGCGACCTCAACCGGCTGTATCGCTCGGAAAAAGCTCTGCATGAGCAGGACTGCGATCCTAAAGGGTTCCAGTGGTTGATCGGCGATGACGCGGCCAACAGCGTGTATGCGTTCCTGCGTTGGAGCAAAGAAGGTGAGCCCGTGCTGGTGATCGCCAACATGACGCCGGTACCGCGAGAGGACTATCGCATCGGCGTGCCGTTTGGTGGCAAGTGGACCGAGTTGCTCAACAGCGACGCCGGCACCTATGCGGGCTCGAATGTGGGTAACGGCGGTGGTGTGAAAACCGATGAGATCGGCAGCCACGGCCAACCGCTGTCGCTGGTATTGAACCTGCCGCCACTGGCGGTGCTGATCCTCAAGCCGGCACAAGGTGACAGCGAGGACTGATTTCCTCGCGTTACTAAGTCACCTGCAACACCCAAGCGCCCCCGCAGCCATTTGCGGGGGCGTTTTGGTATTAACGCCTTATTCTCTGTCGATGTTGCTTCTGCCGGAGGGGTGGGAACTGCCTGTCACCCGACATCACGCCAGATGCAAATCCTGTAGGAGATCCCCCGTCGTCCAGACGCCGCGCCGTCGCGCAGCAAACATTGGCAGCACACGCTTCTGTTTTTGCTTCTGTCCGAATGGCGTGGAAGCTGGCCGGGCGGTGTTCCGTTTGCCTGCGATCTGCCGCGAAGCGGCAGTGAATCCTGACAGAGCGGCGTGTCAGAAACGACTAGGGCGTCTGGTTTCAGGACTGCTGCGCAGCCCATCGCTGGCAAGCCGAGCTCCCACGCCTGCGGCAGAAGCGAAATTTTGGGGCCTTGTAGATTAACGACATATCTTATGTTTGATGAGAGGGAGCTTGCTCGCGATGGCGTCACTGCGGCGTGTGATCCCCCCGAATCGAGAAGCTGGCCATGTGTTCAAGCCCTTTGATCAGCGCCGAGTGATCCCAGTCGCTGCCGCCCAGCGCCGCGCAGGTGCTGAACACTTGCTGGGCGTTGGCGGTGTTGGGCAGGTTTAGGTTCAGCTCTCTTGCGCCTTGGAGCGCGAGATTGAGGTCCTTTTGGTGCAGCGATATCCGGAAACCGGGGTTGAAGGTGCCCTTGATCATGCGCTCGCCATGTACTTCCAGAATCCTGGACGACGCAAATCCCCCCATCAACGCCTCCCGCACCCTGGCCGGGTCGGCGCCGTTTTTGGACGCGAACAACAGCGCCTCGGCCACCGCCTGAATATTCAGCGCAACAATTATCTGGTTAGCGACTTTCGCCGTCTGGCCGTCGCCGTTGCCGCCAACACGCGTGATGTTTTTGCCCATGGTCTGGAACAGCGGCAGCGCGCGCTCGAAGGTCTCTTGATCACCGCCGACCATGATGCTCAGCGTCGCGGCCTTGGCGCCCACCTCGCCGCCGGACACCGGGGCATCGAGGTAGCGAGCGCCGGTGGCGTTGATTTTCTCGGCGAAGGCCTTGGTGGCGGAGGGCGAGATCGAACTCATATCGATCACCACCTTGCCGGCCCCCGTTCCAAGCCCGACGCCGTTTTTGCCGAACAGCACGTCGTCTACCTGCGGGGTGTCGGGCAGCATGACGATGATGAACTCTGCCTCTTGGGCCACTTCTTGCGGGTTGCCCAACACCCTCGCGC
The DNA window shown above is from Pseudomonas sp. BSw22131 and carries:
- a CDS encoding alpha-1,4-glucan--maltose-1-phosphate maltosyltransferase, which encodes MNVTADQPYGPDSLATDVPHPTRPLPLTQALQLPRIVIEDTTPVIDGGQFAAKAIVGQSVSVTSKVYADGHDKMAVRVCWRAADEEQWHTARLRELVNDSWVGEFTPTSVARYVFRLEAWIDQFASYRYELEKKYAASVPIGLELEEGRLQLVHAIERSTGEVRSQIEALLKQFTQSPDQDVQVTLLLSPETQATMAQADNHAYLSRSLEFPLDVERELAQFASWYELFPRSITDDKARHGTFKDVHSRLPMVRDMGFDVLYFPPIHPIGRAHRKGPNNSLQAGPDDPGSPYAIGSADGGHEAIHPQLGTREDFRELVAAAAEHGLEIALDFAIQCSQDHPWLQQHPGWFSWRPDGTIRYAENPPKKYQDIVNVDFYAPDAVPGLWLELRDVVLGWVEEGVKIFRVDNPHTKPLPFWQWMIADIRSQHPDVMFLAEAFTKPAMMARLGKVGYSQSYTYFTWRNTKAELTEYLTQLNEAPWRDCYRPNFFVNTPDINPPFLHSSGRPGFLIRAALATMGSGLWGMYSGFELCESAPVPGKEEYLDSEKYEIRPRDYTAPGNIIAEIAQLNRIRRQNPALQTHLGLKIYNAWNDNILYFGKRSADGSNFILVAISLDPVNPQEANFELPLWELGLPDDAVTTGEDLMTGHTWNWHGKSQFMRLDPSYQPFGIWRFEAANQ
- the treS gene encoding maltose alpha-D-glucosyltransferase, which gives rise to MAKKPRNAAFIDDPLWYKDAVIYQVHVKSYFDSNNDGIGDFPGLIAKLDYIAELGVNTIWLLPFYPSPRRDDGYDIADYRGVHTDYGTMADAKKFIAEAHKRGLRVITELVINHTSDQHPWFQKARTAKKGSKARDFYVWSDSDQKYDGTRIIFLDTEKSNWTWDPVAGQYFWHRFYSHQPDLNFDNPQVMNAVLEVMRYWLDMGIDGLRLDAIPYLIERDGTNNENLPETHNVLKQIRAEIDANYPDRMLLAEANQWPEDTQLYFGDKKGKDGDECHMAFHFPLMPRMYMAVAQEDRFPITDILRQTPEIPENCQWAIFLRNHDELTLEMVTDRERDYLWNYYASDKRARINLGIRRRLAPLLQRDRRRVELLNSMLLSMPGTPTLYYGDEIGMGDNIYLGDRDGVRTPMQWSIDRNGGFSRADPASLVLPPIMDPMYGYQSVNVETQNNDPHSLLNWTRRMLAVRKQQKAFGRGTLNMLSPSNRRILAYTREYTGPDGKTEIILCVANVSSASQAAELELSNYAGTVPVEMLGGSAFPPIGQLNYLLTLPPYGFYWFVLATENQMPSWHVEPAQSLPDFPTLVLKSRLEELLEQPLRGTMEKASLSAYLPKRRWFAGKGTAIDNVNIAYAVRFGDAQRPVLLSEIEVTSGGETVRYQLPFGLLAEDDISSPLPQQLALARVRRGRQVGLITDAFTLEPFIRSVIQGMQDETVLPCNDGELRFEQTSQLAPLGLNSESEVRYLSAEQSNSSVVVGKALVLKMIRRVAAGTHPELEMGAFLTEAGYKHISPLLGAVVRIDTEGQSNLLMIAQGYLSNQGDAWEWTQNNLERAVRDEMTRGRSEQEQHVNALLELEDFAGLLGQRLGEMHMVLSASTDNPDFKAETTTVKDSQASAKSVTAQVERALKLLEQHRDTLEADDQQLVSELLGKRKQLLAHVQTLAKRSVGGLRIRVHGDLHLGQMLVVKGDAYLIDFEGEPARALEERRGKYSPFKDVSGVLRSFDYAAAMAVRNAQSADNSPQASMARSHVAQTYLTQARDAFIGGYRKATVNMAHVWKDAKGEDAALALFTLEKAAYEVAYEAENRPTWLSVPLQGLRGLLTLSDGE
- the glgB gene encoding 1,4-alpha-glucan branching protein GlgB, with the translated sequence MSASDQFGEGNHTLLPGAGDMDALIRAEHRDPFSMLGPHSDGADGQVIRAYLPGALSVRVLSRDDHQDLGELTMSDKPGFFAGHFKTRQPYLLKINWATGEQITEDPYSFGLLLGEMDLYLFAEGNHRDLSSAMGAQVVNVDGVAGVRFSVWAPNARRVSVVGNFNAWDGRRHPMRQRDPSGVWEIFIPRLTPGEVYKYEILGQHGILPLKADPLALATTLPPDTASRVATPLQFDWQDNDWMQSRGDKHGLDAPLSIYELHAGSWQWHHGGDDEPDRPYNWHELADKLIPYIKDLGFTHIELMPIMEHPFGGSWGYQLLSQFAPSARYGTPDDFAAFVNACHQNSIGVILDWVPAHFPTDTHGLAQFDGTALYEYANPQEGFHQDWDTLIYNLGRTEVHGFMLASGLHWLKHFHIDGLRVDAVASMLYRDYSRKAGEWVPNRYGGRENLEAIDFLRHLNEVVALEAPGALVIAEESTAWPGVTNPVQEGGLGFNYKWNMGWMHDTLHYIEQDPINRSHHHGELSFGLMYAWSERFILPISHDEVVHGKHSLIDKMPGDRWQKFANLRAYLAFMWTHPGKKLLFMGCEFGQWREWNHDTELDWHFLQYAEHKGVHTLVSDLNRLYRSEKALHEQDCDPKGFQWLIGDDAANSVYAFLRWSKEGEPVLVIANMTPVPREDYRIGVPFGGKWTELLNSDAGTYAGSNVGNGGGVKTDEIGSHGQPLSLVLNLPPLAVLILKPAQGDSED
- a CDS encoding 2-hydroxy-3-oxopropionate reductase, with the translated sequence MANIGFIGTGIMGLPMAHNLQNAGHQLFLSRHFSAPPTSLVDTGARVLGNPQEVAQEAEFIIVMLPDTPQVDDVLFGKNGVGLGTGAGKVVIDMSSISPSATKAFAEKINATGARYLDAPVSGGEVGAKAATLSIMVGGDQETFERALPLFQTMGKNITRVGGNGDGQTAKVANQIIVALNIQAVAEALLFASKNGADPARVREALMGGFASSRILEVHGERMIKGTFNPGFRISLHQKDLNLALQGARELNLNLPNTANAQQVFSTCAALGGSDWDHSALIKGLEHMASFSIRGDHTPQ